One part of the Sphaerochaeta sp. genome encodes these proteins:
- a CDS encoding ATP-binding cassette domain-containing protein has translation MDETRKVVLSAQAIRTYFPIKNAFGRVLNQVKAVDGVTMRLYQGETYGLVGETGCGKSTFGRTVIRLVKPTDGRLYIGDQEITDWDEKALRPLRRNMQMVFQDPYMSLDPRQKISDCLIEVLDIHHLGHSHQEKADMAMSILEKVGLRAEHFYRYPYEFSGGQRQRIGLARALILNPQLIVCDEPVSALDVSIQSQIINLLLDLQEKDHLTYLFIAHDISVVKYISNRIGVMYLGHLVEEGLTDSLFDHPMHPYTQALLSAVPEPNPHEKRQRVILQGDPPSPMNPPTGCVFHPRVFQGDAGLLPVRTPAAQGSRRSGATRWRATCTMIRSSS, from the coding sequence ATGGATGAGACGCGGAAGGTTGTGCTCAGCGCACAGGCCATCAGAACCTACTTCCCCATCAAGAACGCGTTCGGTCGGGTACTCAACCAAGTGAAGGCCGTCGATGGCGTGACGATGCGGCTGTACCAGGGGGAGACGTACGGACTGGTCGGTGAGACGGGGTGTGGCAAGAGCACGTTCGGACGAACGGTGATTCGTCTGGTCAAACCGACCGACGGGCGGTTGTACATCGGGGATCAGGAGATCACCGATTGGGACGAGAAGGCGCTCCGGCCCCTCAGGCGGAACATGCAGATGGTCTTCCAGGACCCGTACATGTCGCTGGATCCCCGCCAGAAGATCAGCGACTGCCTGATCGAAGTGTTGGACATCCACCATCTGGGCCATAGTCACCAGGAAAAGGCGGACATGGCGATGAGCATCCTGGAGAAGGTGGGGCTCAGGGCGGAGCATTTCTACCGCTATCCGTATGAGTTCTCCGGTGGGCAGCGTCAGCGGATCGGGCTTGCCCGTGCGTTGATCCTCAACCCCCAGTTGATCGTCTGCGACGAGCCGGTCTCCGCGTTGGATGTGTCCATCCAGTCGCAGATCATCAACCTGCTGCTCGATCTGCAGGAGAAGGATCATCTGACCTACCTGTTCATCGCCCACGACATCAGCGTGGTGAAGTATATCTCCAACCGGATCGGCGTGATGTATCTGGGACACCTGGTGGAGGAAGGACTGACGGATTCGCTGTTCGACCATCCGATGCATCCGTACACCCAGGCGCTCCTTTCCGCCGTACCGGAGCCCAACCCCCATGAAAAGCGCCAGCGGGTGATCCTGCAGGGCGATCCTCCCTCTCCGATGAACCCACCGACCGGATGCGTGTTCCATCCCCGCGTGTTCCAAGGCGATGCCGGTCTGCTCCCAGTTCGAACCCCCGCTGCGCAAGGTTCCCGGAGAAGCGGGGCCACAAGGTGGCGTGCCACCTGTACGATGATACGTTCATCAAGTTGA